In Lusitaniella coriacea LEGE 07157, the genomic window TTCCCACAAAGGTCAAGGCTTTTGGTCGGAAAATGGAACTCTCCTCGGCATTGATGGCATTCTCTTCGACATCAGCGACCGCAAACGCACCGAAGAAGAACGAGAGCATTTTTTCAACTTCTCCCTCGACATGGCTTGTGTGGCTGGGTTTGACGGCTACTTCAAACGCATCAATCCCCAATGGGAAAAAACCCTCGGCTACAGCCGAGAACAACTCAAAACCCAACCCTTCCTCGAACTCGTTCACCCCGACGACCGAGAATCCACCATCGCCGCCACTCAAGGATTAGCAACCGGGTCGGTTATTGTCTCCTTTGAAAATCGCTATCGTACCAAAGATGGCTCCTATCGCTGGCTTCTGTGGAGCGCTACATCCTCCCTCGAACAGCAACTGGTATACGCCACAGCACGGGACATTACCGAACGCAAACTTAGAGAAAAAACCCTCAAAGAAACCAACCAAGACCTAGAAATTAGCTTAAAAGCCATTATTGAAGCCACAAGCGATGCAATTTTTTTCAAAGATTGTCAGGGACGCTATATTCTGGTCAACTCTTCTTGTGCGGAAGTCTTAAGTAAAAGCATTGAAGAAATTCTCGGTCAAGACGATACCGCTCTTTTTCCCCCCGAAATTGCCACCCGACTCCAAGCCAACGATGAAGAAGTTCTTTCCACTGGCAAAACCCTCAGCATAGAAGACGCAATTCTAACGCCAGAAGGTGTGCGCATTTATCAAACCACCAAAGATATTTGTCGAAACGGTAGAGGGGAAATTATCGGTTTGGTGGGGGTTGCGCGAGATATCACCAAACGAAGGAAAGCAGAAGAAGCACTCCAGCGTTCCGAAGGACAACTTCGGGAAAAAGCACGAGAACTCGAACAAACCCTGCTACAACTCAAAAAGACCCAAGCACAATTGATCCAAAGCGAGAAAATGTCCAGTCTCGGTCAAATGGTCGCAGGAATCGCCCATGAAATCAACAATCCCGTCAATTTTATTTACGGCAATCTCAATCACATTGAAGGAAATTCCCAAGACCTTTTTGAGCTAATCGGTCTTTACCAACAACAGTATCCGCAAGCCAACCCCATTATCGAAGAAACGATCGACGAGATCGATTTAGATTTCATTCTCGAAGATGTCCCCCAAGTCTTAGCGTCCATGAAAACGGGAGCCGAACGCATTCGTCAAATTGTTTTATCCTTGCGTAACTTTGCCCGTCTAGACGAAGTGGGACTAAAAATCATCGATCTCCACGAGGGAATTGAAAGTACCCTTACAGTGTTGAAACATCGACTCAAACGCAACATTACTACGCTCAAAAAATATGGCACTTTACCAAAGGTTGAGTGTTACCCCGCTCAGATTAATCAAGTGTGGTTATCTCTATTGACCAATGCTATTGATGCGTTGGAAATGGGGACTGGAATTGATGTTGTGGATTCACTCGTTCCAACAATTACCATTCAAACAGAAAGGGTAGAAGAGGATTTGATACAAGTTTGCATTCGAGATAATGGCATTGGATTGCCTTCTAAAGTAAAAGATAAAATTTTCGATCCATTTTTCACCACTAAACCCATCGGGAAGGGGACGGGTTTGGGCTTATCGGTTTGCTATCAAATCGTGCAGAAACATGGTGGAACCATTGAGGTTTATTCCAAACCGGGTAGGGGGAGTACATTTCAGATCGTTCTTCCAGTTCGGAATTCTTCGTCGAGTTGAGCTTCTTGGGGAAGGTATCTCGTCTAGAGATCGCAGTTTAAATGCCGAACCGTTTATCGTTTCTTCATTAAGCCATTTTGATTTCCCTTAAATTTGTATCGAAGGATACTAAAAGCAGAGGGAATAGAAAACAGAGAAATTTTATAACTCATTTCGTTTCGCTATATTTTCTCGTACAGTGAGGTATTAACGATCGAAGTTCCCAACAGTCTAAGGTTGGAAGATAAAGGGCTATAGCGCTTATTTAACATCTTTTCTAATTTCCCTGCTGCCAGAGTATTTCAGCCAATTTTAAGAATAAGCGTTTCGTTTTAGATATCAAATAGGTTCTATAAGCTCCATCGGGGCTAAATCCTAGCAACTTACGAGTCAGAAGGTGATTTCCGCTAAGATATAGCGTTTCTCAGACTCATGAGGTACTCACTTTTTCCCCTTTACCCTTTACCCCAGCCGAGAAAAGATGTACTTCACCAGAGCGAGAATTGCTATACACGAGTTATCATTAACAAATTTCCTTAATGAGGAGTTGTTAAAAATGAATGGATGGGTTATCGTAGTAGGGTTAAAATACAGACCATTAATTTAATAAAGACCGACATTCAGCTAACAAGGGATAATTCTAGGTCGATCCTTTCAGCATGATGCTGTCAGCAAAAAATCAGGAAGAGAGTTTATTG contains:
- a CDS encoding PAS domain S-box protein, with amino-acid sequence MMSADRVILDAQTYQSLQQEIAELRQRLTQFEQNDRATDEFELPFTCSVREKQFQSLIANIPGAVYRCRGERWIVEFISDAIARISGYPATDFINNPQRTLIDLIHPEERDLIQQTFNQAIATKQPCTLEYRILHANGSTRWVSHKGQGFWSENGTLLGIDGILFDISDRKRTEEEREHFFNFSLDMACVAGFDGYFKRINPQWEKTLGYSREQLKTQPFLELVHPDDRESTIAATQGLATGSVIVSFENRYRTKDGSYRWLLWSATSSLEQQLVYATARDITERKLREKTLKETNQDLEISLKAIIEATSDAIFFKDCQGRYILVNSSCAEVLSKSIEEILGQDDTALFPPEIATRLQANDEEVLSTGKTLSIEDAILTPEGVRIYQTTKDICRNGRGEIIGLVGVARDITKRRKAEEALQRSEGQLREKARELEQTLLQLKKTQAQLIQSEKMSSLGQMVAGIAHEINNPVNFIYGNLNHIEGNSQDLFELIGLYQQQYPQANPIIEETIDEIDLDFILEDVPQVLASMKTGAERIRQIVLSLRNFARLDEVGLKIIDLHEGIESTLTVLKHRLKRNITTLKKYGTLPKVECYPAQINQVWLSLLTNAIDALEMGTGIDVVDSLVPTITIQTERVEEDLIQVCIRDNGIGLPSKVKDKIFDPFFTTKPIGKGTGLGLSVCYQIVQKHGGTIEVYSKPGRGSTFQIVLPVRNSSSS